The genomic stretch GATAACATCGAGTACCTTATAACGGCCATCTACCGTTTCAGGAACCAACAGGTCCATACGTTCTCCTGGGGTAAAAATAGTTTTTGATGTGAGTGGACTCAGACACTAACGCCCAGTACGAGGACTAGAAGAAGTCGACGCGCCTGAAGGCGTAGCTGCGGATGGCGACGAGTCAGAATCCGTCCTCGTACCTGAAGACTCATTAGCTACATACATCTCTACCTTACTAGGAACTGACACTTTAGTGCCAGAAGAAGGGCTGGTGCGCAGCACCGTACCGGGCTGTGCGGTGTCCGAATGCTCGAAGTGAAGGTTCACGTCAACACCAAGCGAGGTAATCGTCCGAGAAGCCTCTTCGTAGTTCTTCCCATCAACATTAGGTAGGGTCGCGCCCCTGGAACCGCTTGAATAACGCACGGTAATGGTGCTGCCTTCGTCTACCGAACCAGCCGGTGAAATCGACAGAACGGTGTTGGCTGGCTCTTCAGACTCAACACTTTCAGTCCTGGGCGAAAGGCCCAGGTTCTTCAGGTCATTGACAACATCCTGAAGGGGACGACCCTCGTAGCTGCGTGCCTGCAGGTTAATTTTCTGCTTCTGAGTACTGCTCGCAGCCGAGGACTCCTCGCTCGGGGTGGCTACCGTGACGGTACCTTCCGCAGAGCTGGGTGTTGCCGAGCTGGTGGTATTCGGAGTGGGGGTTGCACGGCTATTTGCCGCCCAGACAGCCCAGAGGATACCGAGAATAAGCACTAGTGCCGCAACGATAGCGGCGATCCATACCCAGCTGCGTTTCTTCGGCCCCTGTTGTGCCGTACGCGCGGCCGCAGCCTTCGACCCGGGCTCGGGGATCGGAGCCGTCGAAGGACCGGGTGTGAAGCGCGACCCAGATCCGAACTTCGGAGCGGCGGATGCCGAAATAGGCTCGGCGATCAAGGAGGTCTGGGCAGTATCCAGATTCTCCGGCAAGAACGCCTCAAGCGTGGGCACGGCCTTAATCGCGGCAGGAATATCGCGACGGCGAATAGCATCAATAGCGGATGCCAGCGCGGTAGCATCCTTAGGACGCTCCGCAGGATCCTTAGCAAGCAGGCACATAATCAAGGCGCGGGCAGGTGCCGGGATGCTCTCCGGCAGCGGTGGTGGCGGATCGTTCACCTGGGCTAGAGCAATCGCGATCTGTGATTCACCCGTGAACGGGCGGTGACCGACCAGGCATTCGTACCCGATAATACCCAGCGAGTACATATCGGAGGACGGGGTTGCAGGTTGACCGGTTGCCTGTTCGGGTGCCAAATACTGGGCTGTACCCATCACCTGACCGGTAGCGGTCAGCGGAACCTGGTTCGCAAGCCTAGCAATACCGAAGTCGGTAACCTTCACCCGATCATCCGGGGTGATCATCAGGTTACCGGGTTTCACATCGCGGTGCACGAGGCCCTGAGCGTGCGCAGCAGCCAACGCGCGAGCCGTCTGCGCAATAAAGTTCAGGATGCGATCCGGCGGCAGCGTGCCGTCGCGCTCGATGATGCTCGACAGCGGCTCGCCTGGAACCAACTCCATCACCAGGTATGCAGAGTTATCCTCTTCACCGTAATCGAACATATTGGCAACACCGGGGTGGTTCAAGAGCGCGGTATGGCGTGCCTCCGCACGGAAACGCTCCAAGAACCCGGGGTCACCCGTATACTCCTCTTTCAGGATTTTAACGGCGACGGTGCGTCCGAGAACCTTGTCGCGAGCTTTCCAGACCTCACCCATACCGCCGATAGCGATACGTTCGGTTAGGGTGTAGCGCCCGCCCAAGGTGATATCAGCCGAAGGCCTCACTTGTTCAACACCGCCTCAAAAAGTTGTTTACCTGCATTTGTCGAAAGCTGGGAACCGGTTGTTGCATCCATATCCTCATAGACCACCGCAATGGCGATCTGAGGATCATCGGCGGGTGCAAACCCGGTAAACCAAGAGTTATTCAAACCACCCGTAGTTTCTGCGGTACCGGTCTTACCAGCAACCTTATACCCGGGCACGCCTGCGTTACGGGCAATACCGTTATCCACAGAGTTCACCATCCATTGTTTCACCTGATCGGCGACTTTAGTAGAAGTTGAGGTGCGCAACTTCTCGGGTGAGAACTCGTAGAGCACGCTCAAGTTACTGGTTTTGACAGAACGAATCATATTGGGCTTCATCTGCACACCGCCGTTAGCGATCGCAGCAGAAGTCATCGCCACCTGCAGCGGGGTGGTGCGTACATCGTACTGACCCACGGATGCCTGCGCCAGCTGGCTCTGCGACATACCCTTCGGGAAGCTCGACTTAGCCACCGCCAACGGAATCTTCAAATCCTGACCATAACCAAAGTTTTCGGCAGTCCTAGAGATCCTATCTTCACCCAAATCCATTGCGATCTGCGCAAAAGGAGTGTTGCAGGACTGCGCCATAGCCCATTCAATCGTAGCCTTAGTGCGTCCTCCACACTGACCGCCCGCATAGTTCGGAAGCGACACATTGGTTCCCGGAAGGGGAAGCTGTGCGGGGTTATCAATTGTGGAGTTCGCATCATATTTGCCGGACTCCAGAGCCGCAACGGCATCAATAATCTTGAAGGTTGAGCCGGGCGAATAGGTGTTACCCGCAATAGCACGGTTGTAAAGCGGGTTATTCGGATTCGAGTTCAGTTCCTCATAGTTGCTGACTACCGTAGACCCATCGTGGGATGCGAGCGTATTCGGGTCATATGAGGGAGACGAGGCCATCGCCAAGATTTCGCCAGTCTTGGGGTTGATCGCCACAATAGAACCCTTACGGCCCTGCAGCAGGTTGTTAGCAAGCTCCTGAAGCTTGGAATCCACGGTGAGCTCGACGCTCGCACCGCGTGCCGAAGAACCCGAGAAGAGCTGAGCAACACGATCGTAGAACTGGCTGTCGGAAGTACCCGAAAGCTCCTTGTCCATAGCAGACTCGACACCGGTAGAACCGTACACTGACGAGAAATAACCCGTCAGCGCCGCATACTTTTCCGGCTCAGAGTACACGCGCTGATAGTTATACTCATCATCCGATTTCACCGACGAGGCGATTTCGGTTCCATCGACCACGATAGAGCCACGGTTAGCACCGTAGTTATCGTACAGAGAACGCGAGTTCCACGGGTTATCTTTGAGAGATTCGGTGTCGAAGAATTGGATATAGCTCAACGTACCCATGAGCAGGATAAAAACGCAACCTGCGGCCATCCACATGCGGCGAATTGCCCTATCCATTGCGGTCACCTCCTGCTTGTTGAGTTGAAATACGGGCGAGAACGCTGGTTGCGCCCTCAGATTCATAGCTGTAGTCTTCGTGGTCGATACTTTCGGGAACGTCGAACCCGACCACGACGTGAGGCGCTCGCGCGGTATGCGAAATCGAAAGCCACAACGCCACGATAATCCAGTTAGCCACCAGGGATGAACCACCAGCAGACATAAACGGTGTGGTCAAACCGGTCAGCGGAATTAACCGGGTTACACCGCCAACCACCACGAAGAGCTGAAGCACCATAACCGTGGAAAGGCCCGCCGCCAAGAGCTTGCCGAAACCGTCACGAGTGCCCAACGCCGCGCGGTAGCCACGCGAGATGAGGATGAGGAACATCATCAAAATAGCGCCCAGGCCGATCAGACCGAGTTCCTCACCGAGAGAAGTAATAATCATGTCCGAGTTAGCGAACGGCACCAAAGAGGTACGACCCTGGCCCCATCCACGGCCGAAGAGACCGCCGTAAGACAGACCGAAAATACCCTGAAGGATCTGACCGGAACCACCGCTGGAGGACATATAGACCTCGGGGTCAAAGGCATGCATCCAGCCATAGATACGGGCGTGCACGTGAGAAATGGAGTTGTAGGCGAAGTATCCGCCAACCACCACGCCGACACCGCCGACTACAAGCCAGGAAATCTTGCCGGTCGAGAGGTACAGCATCGCCATGAACAGCCCAAAGAACAGGATTGCAGAACCCAGATCCTTCTGGAAAACCAACACGCCGATGCTGACCATCCACGCCAAGAAAATTGGGGTCAAATCGCGCAGACGCGGCAGATTGATGGGTCCCAGACGCTTACCCGCTGTGAGAATCAAATCGCGGTGTGTGGACAGGTAGCCTGCAAAGAAGATTGCCAGGGTAATCTTGGCAATTTCGCCGGGCTGGAAGGTACGCCCGCCGAGCCTGATCCAAATCCGTGCGCCGTTGATTTCGGTACCAAGGCCGGGAATAAGCGGCATGATAAGCAGGATGAAGGAGAGCACCAGCGAAATATAGGTGATCTTACGCAGCACTCGGTGATCCCGCAGGAAGTACAGCACAACGGAGCAGAGGATCATTGAGAAGCCCGTCCAGAACAGTTGCGACTCGCCCACTGGGGCCTTCTGCATGGCGGGATCCTTGTCGATGCGGAAAATCATCGCCAGCCCGATCCCGTTGAGCGCCACAACAAGCGGCAGAATAAACGGATCGGCGTAACGCGCCCGGAATTGAAGCACCAGATGCGCGATGAGCGCGCACACACCCAACACCACGGTACCTTGAATCCACGGGTTTTTCCCCATATCCCACGCCGTTTCGGGGTCAATCAGGTACATGGAAAATGAACCGATGCCGACCGCAACCACGAGCAGAACAAGCTCAATCAGGCGACGCGAACGGGGTATGTGTGCATCACGCAATAGCCTAGCCACGATTACCACCTTCCGTTGCTGAAGTTTTTTGACCTGTCTGCGCGCCGGACGAAGCCGCACCGGAAGGCTGTGTATTCCGGTCATCCTGCAGATTCACCTGAGCCTGCATGCGGTTTACGATAACCCGTGCATCGTCAAGATTATCCGCGTGAATCGTATTCTTCAAAAGCGTGCGGGTATGTTCGGGCAGCTGTGAAGTTTCCACTTCGCTTTCCTCGACCACATGGGAGAGATGGATTGGCCCCAACGACTGCGGAACTCCGTTATAGACGGCGACCTTACCGTTATTTTCGCCAACGTAGTAGCGGCCCTCAACCCATTTCAGCCCGCTCCAACCCGCAATGAGCGCCAGCACAAGGATTACGGCTGCACTCACCAGCAGAATCGGGCGCCGACGGCGTCGAATTGGGTCCGCCAGAAGCTCTTCAAGCTCGTCCGGCAGCTTTGCGGGTTCCTCGGTGCTCATCGGTACGCGCTGCGCCAACGAGGCTCGATGCTCCAGGGTGCGGCTCGTCACCGCCGGAATACGCCCGGTCTCTGTTGCTACGGATGCGCTGCCCACCAGCTGATGTGGGCGAGAGCCAAGCTCGTGGCGCAAAATCGCGGCATTCGTGCGGGCAAAGTACACCGCATCCTGATCGCTCGCGTCGCCATCGTGAGGGAAGGAATCCGTGAGGTCACGGGCGCGGCGGAACTTCTTGAGCGCGCGGTCGTGATCGGACAGACCCTCTTCGGCGTTTACTTCCTCGGTGATTTCCTCAAGCTCAGAGGTTGTCAGTGAGGTATCGATCTCGCCGGTCTCTGGCAGGGCAGAAGGACCTACAGGTTCGTCGGCGGGAAGTTCTTCGCGGTCAATAACCTGTACAACCACGACCGTCACGTTATCGGGTGCGCCGCCGTCGAGAGTCATCTGGATAAGAACGTCCGCGATCTCACCCAGATCATCGGTGGAACGCATGACGGCTTCGATCTCTTCATCAGAGACCACTGCCTCTAAACCATCGGAAGCAAGCACCCAGCGCTCACCGGGAATGGCTTCTAACGTCTGCAGCTCAAGCTCGGGGGAGGCATCGACATCGCCAAGCACGCGCATAATCACGTTGCGGTGCGGGTGATTCTCCGCTTCTTCGGGAGTGATGCGGCCCTCGTTGAGAAGACGCTGCACGAAGGTGTGATCGGTCGAAATCTGCTCGAAACCGCCGTCTTCATCGGCGCGTAAACGATAGGCTCGCGAGTCGCCAATATGGGCCATCTCGATCTTTTCGCCGTCCACCAGCAGAGCGGTGCAGGTGGTACCCATGCCCGCAAGGCGCTGATCACTGGTTGCCAGATCATTGATAATGGCGTTGGCACTTTGGATTTCGTCGGCGAGGTATATGCCGCCGGTACCGTCAAAGTCGGGGTGGTCCAAAGGGGTCAGGTTCAAAACGGCGGTAGCGGAAGCGACGTCACCACCGACGTGCCCGCCCATGCCGTCAGCAACAACAGCAAGATAACGCCCACCGTACCCGGAGTCGTCATTCTTGCTGCGTTTCACGCCCGTATCGGAACGGGCTTCAAAGCGAAAGGCTATCTTCAACGATTACCCCCTCAGCTGCATAGTCGTTCCGCCCACACGGAAATCGACACCCGGCTCAATAGCAGTAGCGCGGGTCAGCTTTTGGTTGTTTACGAATGTGCCGTTGGTTGAGCCCAAATCCTCCAAGAACCAGCGAGAACCCTGTGGGAACAGACGGGCATGGCGACCGGAGGCGTAATCGTCCTGCAACGAAACCTCAATATCATTGGCGCGACCGATAGTAACCGGGGAGTCACCCAACTGCATCATAGCTCCCGCCTGCACTCCCTTGGTGATCACCAAGCGGGAAGGACGTGCAGGAGGAGCTGCAATATGCTGCGGTTGCGGCTGCGAGTCTGCGGCAGATTCTACGGGTACGGAGCGGAAGTTCTTACCCAGCCCCAAATCGCGGCGGGCGGCTGCCACCACGAAAAACACAAAGAACCAGAGCAACCCCAAAAACGCAAAGCGCAGTATGGTTACAGTTAGCTCGGATGCCATTAACGTATACCTCCAGAGGCAATTGAGCGGAAGAGAACTCGGGCTCCGCCCAACTGTAACACCGCTCCATCTTGGAGAACGGTAGGGGTTTTCAGCGGAAAACCATTCAGCCGGGTTCCATTGGTTGAGCCCAAGTCGGTGGCAACATAGTTGCCTCCCTGGCGGGAAATCTGTAGGTGGCGGCGCGAAATACCCTTGTCAGCCAGCCGCACGGACGCATCGGAACCGCGACCGATGACGAGAGGTGCCCCAGAAAGCTCATACCGTTGCCCGTTAATATCCACAAAAGCATGATGCGCCGCGGCACGTTGCTGCTGCTGCGGAGGATTCTGCGGGGAACGCGGTTTCGGTGCGGACGCGGCAGGTGCCTGCTGTTGCTGCTGAGGCTGTTCCGTGCGGCGCGGCGGATTAGCCCGCGGTTTTGTAATTCTGGTCGGCAGACCGGTATCACGAGCCGGGGCAACGGGGGCGTAGTCGGAGGCGCCGTGGGCGGCACCGGCGGGAGGAACATAGTTCGTCGCACCCGAGGGCGGAGCCTGGAACGCCTCAAAACTGGGCACAACCTCGAACTCGTCGGCTTCGAGATCGGCAATAGGGCTGAAGGTAATACGTACAGCCCCAATCAGTGAATACCCCTGCGCACGCGCATGCGAAATAGCAAGATTGCACAGCTCAACCGCGAATGGGTTGCCCCACTCCCGCACGCGCGAAAAATCGGCGCTCGAAAAGCGAACGTTGAAGATATTTGGTGCCATTGTGTGACCGCCCTGGTCCACATATGAGGCATCATCCATCGACGTGCGAATACGGTTAGCTACATCAGCCTTTGCGAAGGTGCCAAAGCCTTTAGAAAAGCCGACGGTACGACCGATGCCTTGCTCCAGTCGTTCCAACTTATCAAATAACTTCATTGCCTCCTCCTTTATGGCTCGGGCCGGATGTCACCCCTGGCATCCCGTGGTTGGGAACCCGAAGGGTTCAGTCTAGCTTTTGTAGCTGTGCATTTGCTGTGTCAGGTGTGAGTGCACACACCCAACTCTATTCTAGGGGATAGTGTGACCACCATGCCGATAATATACTTTTTACTCGTAAAATATAGACTCGAAAACCCCAAATGTTGCCGACACAACAAAAAATCCCCGGCTCATCAGAACCGGGGATTGCTGGTGCGCGAGGGGGGAGTTGAACCCCCACGCCCTCACGGGCACACGGACCTGAACCGTGCGCGTCTGCCTATTCCGCCACTCGCGCAAGTGTCATACGACCCAAAGAGCCGCAGGCAACATATAGAACTATACAGGCTCCGTAACAGACCGTCCACTTCGGTATTCGTGAACTTACTCACCGAAGGTTGAAATTGTCATAGGATATGTTATTTTCCTTCGTCGTGAGGGTTCGAGGTGGTATCGGTTTGGTCTGCGGCGGGCGCATCCTTTTTCTCGCGATGCACGCGCAAAAACCACGCCAGCGCACCAAAATAGGGGAGCACCAGAATGAACAGAAGCCATTTGAGCTTCTGAATCTCGTTGAAGTAGGGGCTGCGATGCACCGTAAAAATGCAGTACAGCACCGAAGCAATCCAGATAAAAATCAGGGCAAGCACTGTGTACTGGTAGATTGCCTGCGCCGTCGGATTCTGAAAAAGCACAAGAGGAAACACCGAAAAACCTAATGTCAGCACGTCTTTAGTATGCCAGAGGATACGCCAAGCGCCCGAGAACATAAAATTTATGTCCTCGGGCGCTGCGGGGAGAGTTATCTAGGTGAAACGTTATACATTCGCAGCCTTTTTGGCGCGTTTGGCCGCAGCTGCCGCATCACGCTCAGCCCAGAACTCGCGGGTGGTCACCTCATCGGTGCCGTCCCAAGCCGCAAGATTCTTAATCTCAGGCATGTCGGATGCTTTGAAAATAGGCTCCACACCGGATTTGCGCTGCCGCTCGTAGTTCTTGAGCACCGCAACGACCTTCGGCGAAAGCCACACCACCGCAATCAGGTTCACAATCACCATGCCCGCGTTGAGCATATCTGCCGTGGTCCACACCAGCTCCAGCGATGCAATTGCTCCGAAGAATACGAAGCCCAGCACCACCAGACGGAACGCCGTCAACGCCCCGGGCTTCTCAGTCACGAAGCGAATATTCGATTCGCCGTAATAGTAGTTGCCGATGACCGAGGAGAAGGCGAAGAGGAAAATCGCGATGGTTAGGAAGTGGGTGGCCCAGGTGCCGAGCTGGTGGGCAAGCGCATCCTGAGTCAGTCCAGCACCGCGGGTCTTATTGCCATAGGTTGGGTTCGACAAAAGCACGATAAACGCGGTGACCGAGCAGACCAGCATCGTATCGAAATACACGCCCAAAGCCTGTACATAGCCCTGCTTTGCGGGGTGCGAAATAGTTGCGGTTGCGCCCGCGTTCGGGGCGGTACCCATGCCGGCCTCGTTCGAGAGCAGACCGCGCTTCATGCCCCAAATAACGGCGCCCATCGTGCCGCCCACTACGAACTCGCGCAGACCGAAAGCACCCTGGAAAATCATGAGCAGAACGTTCGGGATTTCGCCCACATTGAGCGCAACCACGAACAGTCCCAGCAGCATGTACAGAACCGCCATGAACGGCACCATATACTCGGTGACCGTAGAAATGGTGCGGATACCGCCAAAGATAATCGCAGCCGTCAGTGCGGCAACGAAAAGGCCTACCACGATGCGGAAACCCATATTCTCGGTACCGGAAATACCGATATTCAGGGAGTTCGCACCAGCTTCCACGATCGCATTGGTTTGTACCGCGCAGAACACAAAACTATAGGTGAGCACGATAAAGCCCACGAAAATCAGGCCCAGCCAGCGTGCATTCAGGCCACGCTGCATATAGTAGGCAGGACCGCCAATATAGGAATCCTTGCCGCGTTCTTTATACAGCTGACCCAGCAGGGATTCGGCAAAAGCGGATGCGCCGCCCACGGCAGCAATGACCCACATCCAAAACACCGCGCCGGGACCACCCATTGCAATAGCGATCGCCACGCCCGCAATATTGCCGGTACCCACGCGGGATGCCGCCGAAACGGTGAACGCGCGGAACGAGGAAATGCTCTTGCTCCCATCGGCCTCGTGACCGGACGGGTCGGTGAGTACGCGCAGCATCTCGGGCAGGGAACGCCACTGCACGGCACGGGTGCGGATCGTCAAGAACAAGCCCACGACAATCAAGGCAACGAACAGAAAGTTTTCCCATATCCAGCTTTGAATGCTGTCAACCACGCTGGTCGCACCAGCGGTAGAGGCGTTAATGTCCTGAATAAAATTTACAAGTGAGTCCACAGGTTTTCTCTTTCGTCACGGCATAGAAGCGTAATAGGGATAGCAACTATGCGGGCATGAAGGCGCGAAGGTGCAAACCGGGTAGACCGCACGCCAGGGAAAGAAATTCCCTTTAGAAATTACAGGTACTTATTGTTCCGTTGATGAAGGGTGTACGGCAATCTCATTGGGGGTCTTGCTCAAATTTGTAACGAATAATTAATATAGCCGGAACACGGGTGAC from Rothia dentocariosa ATCC 17931 encodes the following:
- a CDS encoding protein kinase domain-containing protein, with product MRPSADITLGGRYTLTERIAIGGMGEVWKARDKVLGRTVAVKILKEEYTGDPGFLERFRAEARHTALLNHPGVANMFDYGEEDNSAYLVMELVPGEPLSSIIERDGTLPPDRILNFIAQTARALAAAHAQGLVHRDVKPGNLMITPDDRVKVTDFGIARLANQVPLTATGQVMGTAQYLAPEQATGQPATPSSDMYSLGIIGYECLVGHRPFTGESQIAIALAQVNDPPPPLPESIPAPARALIMCLLAKDPAERPKDATALASAIDAIRRRDIPAAIKAVPTLEAFLPENLDTAQTSLIAEPISASAAPKFGSGSRFTPGPSTAPIPEPGSKAAAARTAQQGPKKRSWVWIAAIVAALVLILGILWAVWAANSRATPTPNTTSSATPSSAEGTVTVATPSEESSAASSTQKQKINLQARSYEGRPLQDVVNDLKNLGLSPRTESVESEEPANTVLSISPAGSVDEGSTITVRYSSGSRGATLPNVDGKNYEEASRTITSLGVDVNLHFEHSDTAQPGTVLRTSPSSGTKVSVPSKVEMYVANESSGTRTDSDSSPSAATPSGASTSSSPRTGR
- a CDS encoding peptidoglycan D,D-transpeptidase FtsI family protein; this encodes MDRAIRRMWMAAGCVFILLMGTLSYIQFFDTESLKDNPWNSRSLYDNYGANRGSIVVDGTEIASSVKSDDEYNYQRVYSEPEKYAALTGYFSSVYGSTGVESAMDKELSGTSDSQFYDRVAQLFSGSSARGASVELTVDSKLQELANNLLQGRKGSIVAINPKTGEILAMASSPSYDPNTLASHDGSTVVSNYEELNSNPNNPLYNRAIAGNTYSPGSTFKIIDAVAALESGKYDANSTIDNPAQLPLPGTNVSLPNYAGGQCGGRTKATIEWAMAQSCNTPFAQIAMDLGEDRISRTAENFGYGQDLKIPLAVAKSSFPKGMSQSQLAQASVGQYDVRTTPLQVAMTSAAIANGGVQMKPNMIRSVKTSNLSVLYEFSPEKLRTSTSTKVADQVKQWMVNSVDNGIARNAGVPGYKVAGKTGTAETTGGLNNSWFTGFAPADDPQIAIAVVYEDMDATTGSQLSTNAGKQLFEAVLNK
- a CDS encoding FtsW/RodA/SpoVE family cell cycle protein — protein: MVIVARLLRDAHIPRSRRLIELVLLVVAVGIGSFSMYLIDPETAWDMGKNPWIQGTVVLGVCALIAHLVLQFRARYADPFILPLVVALNGIGLAMIFRIDKDPAMQKAPVGESQLFWTGFSMILCSVVLYFLRDHRVLRKITYISLVLSFILLIMPLIPGLGTEINGARIWIRLGGRTFQPGEIAKITLAIFFAGYLSTHRDLILTAGKRLGPINLPRLRDLTPIFLAWMVSIGVLVFQKDLGSAILFFGLFMAMLYLSTGKISWLVVGGVGVVVGGYFAYNSISHVHARIYGWMHAFDPEVYMSSSGGSGQILQGIFGLSYGGLFGRGWGQGRTSLVPFANSDMIITSLGEELGLIGLGAILMMFLILISRGYRAALGTRDGFGKLLAAGLSTVMVLQLFVVVGGVTRLIPLTGLTTPFMSAGGSSLVANWIIVALWLSISHTARAPHVVVGFDVPESIDHEDYSYESEGATSVLARISTQQAGGDRNG
- a CDS encoding PP2C family protein-serine/threonine phosphatase; this encodes MKIAFRFEARSDTGVKRSKNDDSGYGGRYLAVVADGMGGHVGGDVASATAVLNLTPLDHPDFDGTGGIYLADEIQSANAIINDLATSDQRLAGMGTTCTALLVDGEKIEMAHIGDSRAYRLRADEDGGFEQISTDHTFVQRLLNEGRITPEEAENHPHRNVIMRVLGDVDASPELELQTLEAIPGERWVLASDGLEAVVSDEEIEAVMRSTDDLGEIADVLIQMTLDGGAPDNVTVVVVQVIDREELPADEPVGPSALPETGEIDTSLTTSELEEITEEVNAEEGLSDHDRALKKFRRARDLTDSFPHDGDASDQDAVYFARTNAAILRHELGSRPHQLVGSASVATETGRIPAVTSRTLEHRASLAQRVPMSTEEPAKLPDELEELLADPIRRRRRPILLVSAAVILVLALIAGWSGLKWVEGRYYVGENNGKVAVYNGVPQSLGPIHLSHVVEESEVETSQLPEHTRTLLKNTIHADNLDDARVIVNRMQAQVNLQDDRNTQPSGAASSGAQTGQKTSATEGGNRG
- a CDS encoding FHA domain-containing protein FhaB/FipA → MASELTVTILRFAFLGLLWFFVFFVVAAARRDLGLGKNFRSVPVESAADSQPQPQHIAAPPARPSRLVITKGVQAGAMMQLGDSPVTIGRANDIEVSLQDDYASGRHARLFPQGSRWFLEDLGSTNGTFVNNQKLTRATAIEPGVDFRVGGTTMQLRG
- a CDS encoding FhaA domain-containing protein, whose protein sequence is MKLFDKLERLEQGIGRTVGFSKGFGTFAKADVANRIRTSMDDASYVDQGGHTMAPNIFNVRFSSADFSRVREWGNPFAVELCNLAISHARAQGYSLIGAVRITFSPIADLEADEFEVVPSFEAFQAPPSGATNYVPPAGAAHGASDYAPVAPARDTGLPTRITKPRANPPRRTEQPQQQQQAPAASAPKPRSPQNPPQQQQRAAAHHAFVDINGQRYELSGAPLVIGRGSDASVRLADKGISRRHLQISRQGGNYVATDLGSTNGTRLNGFPLKTPTVLQDGAVLQLGGARVLFRSIASGGIR
- a CDS encoding PLD nuclease N-terminal domain-containing protein, which gives rise to MFSGAWRILWHTKDVLTLGFSVFPLVLFQNPTAQAIYQYTVLALIFIWIASVLYCIFTVHRSPYFNEIQKLKWLLFILVLPYFGALAWFLRVHREKKDAPAADQTDTTSNPHDEGK
- a CDS encoding alanine/glycine:cation symporter family protein, whose product is MDSLVNFIQDINASTAGATSVVDSIQSWIWENFLFVALIVVGLFLTIRTRAVQWRSLPEMLRVLTDPSGHEADGSKSISSFRAFTVSAASRVGTGNIAGVAIAIAMGGPGAVFWMWVIAAVGGASAFAESLLGQLYKERGKDSYIGGPAYYMQRGLNARWLGLIFVGFIVLTYSFVFCAVQTNAIVEAGANSLNIGISGTENMGFRIVVGLFVAALTAAIIFGGIRTISTVTEYMVPFMAVLYMLLGLFVVALNVGEIPNVLLMIFQGAFGLREFVVGGTMGAVIWGMKRGLLSNEAGMGTAPNAGATATISHPAKQGYVQALGVYFDTMLVCSVTAFIVLLSNPTYGNKTRGAGLTQDALAHQLGTWATHFLTIAIFLFAFSSVIGNYYYGESNIRFVTEKPGALTAFRLVVLGFVFFGAIASLELVWTTADMLNAGMVIVNLIAVVWLSPKVVAVLKNYERQRKSGVEPIFKASDMPEIKNLAAWDGTDEVTTREFWAERDAAAAAKRAKKAANV